The Microbacterium luteum genome includes a region encoding these proteins:
- the folB gene encoding dihydroneopterin aldolase gives MDAPTDLSGTDELTLTGLRVFGHHGVLSHERRDGQEFIIDVVMHLDVREAAGADDVDKTVHYGEVAEHVAGLVAHDPVDLIETVAARIARDLLARYSRLRRVTVTVHKPNAPIPVPFSDVSVRVTRARSGR, from the coding sequence ATGGATGCCCCCACCGACCTCAGCGGCACCGACGAGCTGACGCTCACCGGGCTGCGCGTCTTCGGTCACCACGGCGTGCTCTCTCACGAGCGGCGCGACGGCCAGGAGTTCATCATCGACGTCGTCATGCACCTCGACGTGCGCGAGGCGGCCGGGGCCGACGACGTCGACAAGACCGTGCACTACGGCGAGGTGGCCGAGCATGTCGCCGGCCTCGTCGCGCACGATCCGGTGGATCTCATCGAGACGGTGGCGGCGCGGATCGCCCGCGATCTTCTGGCCCGGTACTCCCGTCTGCGCCGCGTGACGGTCACGGTCCACAAGCCGAACGCCCCGATCCCCGTGCCCTTCTCGGATGTCTCGGTGCGCGTGACCCGTGCGCGGTCGGGACGATGA
- a CDS encoding 4-phosphopantoate--beta-alanine ligase, with translation MISTTAGLRTRLAELRAEAPASTVALLSTIGALHDGHRDLIRAAREAADIVVVSMFLNPLRFRTAADAQAYPRTPEADRAMLDELDVDIAFAPTTVELFADLSSTTKVSAGDLGLRYEGRSRPYYFDGLLTVEAKLFSLVRPDVAVYGRRDRQRVFLVERMIRDFFLDIDVVTVDIVRDGGGLPVSSRVALLDDADLAAAAKLPLALEAAAANADRGVDACIAAAQGALMGEPRIALEYLNVVDPATFLPVDEGHAGPALALIAATVAGHRFIDNVEIYIG, from the coding sequence ATGATCAGCACCACCGCGGGGCTCCGCACCCGGCTCGCCGAGCTGCGAGCAGAGGCCCCCGCGTCGACGGTCGCCCTCCTCTCGACGATCGGCGCACTGCACGACGGCCACCGCGACCTCATCCGCGCCGCACGAGAGGCGGCCGACATCGTCGTCGTCTCGATGTTCCTGAACCCGCTGCGGTTCCGCACGGCCGCCGATGCGCAGGCGTACCCGCGCACCCCGGAGGCGGACCGGGCGATGCTCGACGAGCTCGACGTCGACATCGCGTTCGCTCCGACGACCGTCGAGCTGTTCGCCGACCTCTCCTCGACGACGAAGGTCTCCGCCGGCGACCTGGGGCTGCGCTACGAGGGGCGCTCTCGTCCGTACTACTTCGACGGGCTGCTCACCGTCGAGGCGAAGCTGTTCTCCCTCGTGCGACCGGATGTGGCCGTCTACGGGCGCCGCGACCGGCAGCGGGTGTTCCTCGTCGAGCGGATGATCCGCGACTTCTTCCTCGACATCGACGTCGTCACGGTCGACATCGTGCGCGACGGCGGCGGGCTGCCCGTGTCCTCGCGCGTGGCGCTGCTCGATGACGCCGACCTCGCGGCGGCGGCGAAGCTCCCCCTCGCGCTGGAGGCGGCGGCCGCCAACGCGGACCGCGGCGTCGACGCGTGCATCGCGGCGGCGCAGGGCGCCCTCATGGGCGAACCGCGCATCGCCCTCGAGTACCTCAACGTCGTCGACCCGGCCACGTTCCTGCCCGTCGACGAGGGGCACGCGGGGCCGGCGCTCGCGCTGATCGCGGCCACGGTGGCCGGCCACCGCTTCATCGACAACGTCGAGATCTACATCGGCTGA
- the folK gene encoding 2-amino-4-hydroxy-6-hydroxymethyldihydropteridine diphosphokinase yields MSRRLAQGIGDPPSRESRATVEAVVALGANLGDREETLREAVHDLARLPLVDEVRAAEPIESVAVKPTGPDEDAPAYLNSVAVLTTRLSPAILLSYLHAIEARHGRERHERWGDRTLDLDLVSYGDMVSREPALTLPHPRAAEREFVLVPWLVIDPDAELAGHGRVADLLGRLRGSS; encoded by the coding sequence ATGAGCCGACGACTGGCGCAGGGGATCGGCGATCCGCCGTCGCGCGAATCGCGCGCGACGGTCGAGGCCGTCGTGGCGCTCGGGGCGAACCTCGGCGACCGGGAGGAGACGCTGCGGGAGGCCGTGCACGATCTTGCGCGCCTGCCGCTGGTCGACGAGGTCCGCGCCGCCGAGCCGATCGAGTCGGTGGCCGTGAAGCCGACCGGACCCGACGAAGACGCCCCGGCCTACCTCAACTCCGTCGCTGTGCTCACTACGCGCCTCTCGCCGGCCATCCTCCTGTCCTACCTCCACGCCATCGAGGCGCGGCACGGTCGGGAGCGCCACGAGCGCTGGGGTGACCGCACCCTCGATCTGGACCTCGTCTCGTACGGCGACATGGTCTCGCGCGAGCCGGCCCTCACCCTGCCGCATCCCCGCGCGGCGGAGCGCGAGTTCGTGCTGGTGCCGTGGCTGGTGATCGATCCCGACGCCGAGCTGGCCGGGCACGGCCGGGTGGCCGACCTGCTCGGCCGGCTGCGGGGCTCCTCGTGA
- a CDS encoding PH domain-containing protein, translated as MTEIPPTSPVPGGPHPATGVTRSPLSDGDWHRMHPLTPVFRGGLVLVVVVGIIVANLRDRVIAFFFDGVIPGGYNAGQDPVDYVLGHGLVLVVLLGVLGVLLVVLGIFYITWRFHTFRITGDDVEVRSGVLFRTHRRAPLDRVQGVNLTRPMIARLAGMAKLEVVGAGLDANVKLEYLSTTNAEEVRADILRLASGRQLAEASVRAERMHGRAAGDLAATAASTVSSGIDGLVHGAEDPADEPESVVRIPPGRLILSQLLSGSTIALVLGIVAVVLGGVYGTPWVLFAMLPVLLGFGTYAFRRITRSLRYSIAPTRSGVRITFGLFTTVTEIVPPGRVHAVEVSQSIFWRPLGWWSVTLNRLSGRGATDTGTDQFATVLPVGDRDDVARVLGLVLPHLTPDQWRAIFEDGVLGPQPEDPYTTTPRRARLFRLLSWKRNGFQLSDDTLFLRRGVIWRTLGVFPLARLQSVDVTQGPVDRRLRVANVRAHTIAGRVSGALGIVDRDAAVDLFEAVAAGAVRAAASDHSHRWDGEPDGAGETDGAGETDGAGATDGADEPVSPAGPAEADR; from the coding sequence GTGACAGAGATCCCTCCCACCTCCCCCGTGCCCGGGGGACCGCATCCGGCGACCGGAGTCACGCGATCGCCGCTCAGCGACGGCGACTGGCACCGGATGCATCCGCTGACCCCCGTGTTCCGGGGCGGCCTCGTGCTCGTGGTCGTGGTGGGCATCATCGTCGCGAACCTGCGCGACCGGGTGATCGCGTTCTTCTTCGACGGCGTGATCCCAGGTGGCTACAACGCCGGCCAGGACCCCGTGGACTACGTGCTCGGCCACGGGCTGGTGCTGGTCGTGCTGCTCGGTGTGCTCGGCGTGCTCCTGGTCGTGCTCGGGATCTTCTACATCACGTGGCGGTTCCACACGTTCCGCATCACCGGCGACGACGTCGAGGTGCGCTCGGGCGTGCTCTTCCGCACCCACCGCCGTGCACCGCTGGACCGCGTGCAGGGGGTCAACCTCACACGGCCGATGATCGCGCGGCTGGCGGGCATGGCCAAGCTCGAGGTGGTCGGGGCCGGTCTCGATGCGAACGTCAAGCTCGAATACCTCTCGACGACCAACGCCGAGGAGGTGCGCGCCGACATCCTGCGCCTCGCGTCCGGGCGCCAGCTCGCCGAGGCGAGCGTGCGGGCCGAGCGCATGCACGGCCGCGCGGCGGGTGATCTGGCCGCCACGGCGGCGTCGACGGTCTCATCCGGCATCGACGGACTCGTGCACGGGGCGGAGGATCCCGCCGACGAACCGGAGTCGGTCGTGCGCATCCCGCCCGGCCGGCTGATCCTCTCGCAGCTGCTCAGCGGATCGACGATCGCGCTCGTGCTCGGCATCGTCGCGGTCGTGCTGGGCGGTGTCTACGGCACACCCTGGGTGCTCTTCGCGATGCTCCCCGTGCTGCTCGGCTTCGGCACCTACGCCTTCCGGCGGATCACCCGTTCGCTGCGATACTCGATCGCGCCGACCCGCAGCGGCGTGCGCATCACCTTCGGGCTGTTCACCACCGTGACCGAGATCGTGCCGCCGGGCCGCGTGCACGCCGTCGAGGTGTCGCAGTCCATCTTCTGGCGACCGCTCGGCTGGTGGTCCGTGACGCTCAACCGCCTGTCGGGCCGAGGGGCGACCGACACCGGCACGGATCAGTTCGCCACCGTGCTTCCCGTCGGCGACCGCGACGACGTCGCGCGCGTGCTCGGCCTCGTGCTGCCGCACCTGACGCCGGATCAGTGGCGCGCGATCTTCGAGGACGGTGTGCTCGGGCCGCAGCCCGAGGATCCGTACACGACCACGCCGCGTCGCGCGCGTCTGTTCCGCCTGCTCTCGTGGAAGCGCAACGGCTTCCAGCTCAGCGACGACACGCTCTTCCTGCGACGCGGTGTCATCTGGCGCACCCTCGGGGTCTTCCCCCTCGCCCGGCTGCAGAGCGTGGATGTGACCCAGGGTCCCGTGGATCGGCGCCTGCGCGTCGCGAACGTGCGGGCTCACACGATCGCGGGTCGGGTGTCGGGTGCCCTCGGCATCGTGGATCGGGATGCCGCCGTCGATCTCTTCGAGGCCGTCGCGGCCGGTGCCGTGCGCGCAGCGGCCTCCGACCACTCGCATCGCTGGGACGGCGAACCGGACGGTGCCGGCGAAACGGACGGTGCCGGCGAAACGGACGGTGCCGGCGCAACGGACGGTGCCGATGAACCCGTCTCGCCCGCCGGACCGGCGGAGGCGGACCGATGA
- the lysS gene encoding lysine--tRNA ligase: MTDTSAAPEDAAEQSADDTFEQRAVRLAKRERLIADRADAAGGAYPVSVPVTDTIPALRARYGDLEAGAETGTVAAVAGRVVFSRNTGKLCFASLQSGDGSRIQAMVSLANVGEESLAAWKELVDLGDHVFVSGEVISSRRGELSIMVSEWRIASKAVLPLPNLHSDLSEESRVRSRFLDLIVRDRARETVLARAKVNQSLRQTFTERGFVEVETPMLQVQHGGASARPFVTHSNAFDADLYLRIAPELYLKRAVVGGIDRVYEINRNFRNEGADSTHSPEFAMLEAYEAYSDYRGIADLTQTLIQDAAIAVAGTTEVTWADGTVYDLGGEWDRISMYDSLNAALAEAWTDGAAPRIDPQTPLEPLIAIAERFEVEVPSHAIPGKLVEELWEHFVKGGLERPTFVMDFPLDTSPLVREHRSIPGVVEKWDLYVRGFELATGYSELVDPVIQRERFTEQAKLAAQGDVEAMRIDEEFLRALEHGMPPSGGMGMGIDRLLMAITGLGIRETILFPLVK; encoded by the coding sequence ATGACAGACACGTCCGCTGCGCCCGAAGACGCGGCCGAGCAGTCCGCCGACGACACCTTCGAGCAGCGGGCGGTGCGGCTGGCCAAGCGCGAACGCCTCATCGCCGATCGCGCCGACGCCGCCGGCGGCGCCTACCCGGTGAGCGTGCCCGTCACCGACACGATCCCGGCGCTGCGGGCGCGCTACGGCGACCTCGAGGCGGGCGCCGAGACGGGCACCGTGGCCGCGGTCGCCGGCCGCGTGGTCTTCAGCCGGAACACCGGCAAGCTCTGCTTCGCCTCGCTGCAGTCCGGCGACGGCAGCCGCATCCAGGCGATGGTGTCGCTGGCGAACGTCGGCGAGGAGTCGCTGGCGGCCTGGAAGGAACTGGTCGACCTCGGCGACCACGTCTTCGTCTCGGGAGAGGTCATCTCCTCGCGTCGCGGCGAACTGTCGATCATGGTCTCCGAGTGGCGCATCGCATCCAAGGCCGTGCTGCCGCTGCCGAACCTGCACAGCGACCTCAGCGAGGAGAGCCGCGTGCGCAGCCGGTTCCTCGACCTCATCGTGCGCGACCGTGCGCGTGAGACCGTGCTCGCCCGCGCGAAGGTCAATCAGAGCCTGCGCCAGACGTTCACCGAGCGCGGCTTCGTCGAGGTCGAGACGCCGATGCTGCAGGTGCAGCACGGTGGCGCATCCGCCCGCCCCTTCGTGACGCACTCCAACGCGTTCGACGCCGATCTCTACCTTCGGATCGCGCCGGAGCTCTACCTCAAGCGCGCCGTCGTCGGGGGCATCGACCGCGTCTACGAGATCAACCGCAACTTCCGCAACGAGGGCGCCGACTCCACCCACAGCCCGGAGTTCGCGATGCTCGAGGCCTACGAGGCCTACAGCGACTATCGGGGCATCGCCGATCTGACGCAGACCCTCATCCAGGATGCGGCGATCGCCGTGGCGGGGACCACCGAGGTGACGTGGGCCGACGGCACCGTCTACGACCTCGGCGGAGAGTGGGACCGCATCTCGATGTACGACTCGCTCAACGCGGCCCTCGCCGAGGCGTGGACCGACGGCGCCGCGCCGAGGATCGACCCGCAGACCCCGCTCGAGCCGCTGATCGCGATCGCGGAGCGCTTCGAGGTCGAGGTGCCCTCCCACGCGATCCCCGGCAAGCTCGTCGAGGAGCTGTGGGAGCACTTCGTCAAGGGCGGCCTCGAGCGGCCGACCTTCGTCATGGACTTCCCGCTGGACACGAGCCCCCTCGTGCGCGAACACCGCAGCATTCCGGGCGTCGTCGAGAAGTGGGACCTGTACGTGCGCGGCTTCGAGCTGGCCACGGGATACTCCGAGCTCGTCGACCCGGTGATCCAGCGCGAGCGCTTCACCGAGCAGGCGAAGCTCGCCGCGCAGGGCGATGTGGAGGCGATGCGCATCGACGAGGAGTTCCTGCGCGCCCTCGAGCACGGGATGCCGCCGTCGGGCGGTATGGGCATGGGGATCGATCGGCTCCTCATGGCCATCACCGGCCTCGGCATCCG
- the folP gene encoding dihydropteroate synthase, giving the protein MTAVMGIVNVTPDSFSDGGRYIDPDAAIAHARSLRAAGADLLDVGGESTRPGAERIDPDEERRRVIPVVTALAAEGLAVSIDTMNAATATAAVAAGAVLVNDVSGGLADPDMLAAVAASGADIALGHWRGPSSDMYARAHYGDTVREVVRELADRVSAAKAAGIAPARIIVDPGFGFGKQGAQNWALLRGLSHVVDLGPRVLVGTSRKRFLAEALGEGGADPARRDLATAVTSVLAAQAGAWAVRVHDVATTSDALRIATYQGE; this is encoded by the coding sequence ATGACGGCCGTCATGGGCATCGTCAACGTCACGCCCGACTCGTTCAGCGACGGCGGCAGATACATCGACCCGGATGCCGCGATCGCGCATGCGCGATCGCTCCGCGCCGCCGGCGCCGACCTGCTCGACGTCGGGGGCGAATCCACGCGACCCGGTGCCGAGCGCATCGATCCCGACGAGGAGCGCCGCCGGGTCATCCCCGTCGTCACGGCGCTCGCGGCGGAGGGACTCGCCGTCAGCATCGACACGATGAACGCCGCCACGGCCACCGCCGCCGTCGCGGCCGGCGCGGTGCTCGTCAACGACGTCTCCGGTGGACTGGCCGACCCCGACATGCTGGCGGCCGTCGCCGCATCCGGAGCCGACATCGCCCTCGGCCACTGGCGCGGCCCCTCGTCCGACATGTACGCCCGAGCGCACTACGGCGACACCGTGCGCGAGGTCGTCCGCGAGCTGGCGGACCGCGTGAGCGCGGCGAAGGCCGCCGGCATCGCCCCCGCGCGCATCATCGTGGACCCCGGCTTCGGATTCGGCAAGCAGGGTGCGCAGAACTGGGCGCTGCTGCGCGGCCTGTCGCACGTCGTCGACCTCGGGCCTCGAGTGCTGGTCGGCACCAGTCGCAAGCGATTCCTCGCCGAGGCCCTCGGCGAGGGCGGTGCGGATCCGGCACGACGCGACCTCGCGACGGCCGTGACGAGTGTGCTGGCGGCGCAGGCGGGCGCCTGGGCGGTACGCGTGCACGACGTCGCCACGACCAGCGATGCCCTCCGCATCGCCACCTACCAAGGAGAGTGA
- the folE gene encoding GTP cyclohydrolase I, with protein MAVDRDRVAALVRQLLEAIGEDPERPGLKLTPDRVADAYVDFFAGVGEDASAPLAHTISVSQGPAPETLPSGAVMLRDIRFRSMCEHHLLPFRGHAHIAYLPGEQVVGLGALPKVVDVLAARPQVQERLGEQIADAIDDALDARGVLVVLDAVHECVTMRGGRQPDAATLTVAARGAFTDPAQRAELFALLGGPR; from the coding sequence GTGGCCGTCGACCGTGATCGTGTCGCCGCGCTCGTGCGACAGCTGCTCGAGGCGATCGGCGAGGACCCCGAGCGTCCGGGATTGAAGCTCACCCCGGACCGGGTCGCCGACGCGTATGTCGACTTCTTCGCGGGGGTCGGCGAAGACGCCTCGGCGCCGCTCGCCCACACGATCAGCGTCTCGCAGGGTCCGGCGCCCGAGACGCTGCCGTCGGGCGCCGTGATGCTGCGCGACATCCGCTTCCGCTCGATGTGCGAGCATCACCTGCTGCCGTTCCGCGGACATGCGCACATCGCCTATCTGCCGGGCGAGCAGGTCGTCGGTCTCGGTGCGCTGCCGAAGGTCGTCGACGTGCTCGCGGCACGACCGCAGGTTCAGGAGCGGCTCGGGGAGCAGATCGCGGACGCCATCGACGACGCGCTCGATGCACGCGGTGTCCTGGTGGTGCTCGACGCGGTGCACGAGTGCGTCACGATGCGCGGGGGCCGGCAGCCCGATGCGGCCACCCTGACCGTCGCCGCGCGTGGCGCCTTCACCGACCCAGCGCAGCGAGCGGAACTGTTCGCGCTCCTCGGAGGACCGCGATGA
- a CDS encoding DUF3180 domain-containing protein → MSRTGAGVLLVCAVLGVGAGFLVDQVLTASGRPTFTPAVMLPILLVLLGGAVVALAVPVRRATRGTGASPNPFQALRIAMLAKASSIVGALTAGFAVGLALFLLTRPVFPSVGSLGVVLATVGGGAALVAAGLVAEHLCTIRKDDDDEHPGGPDTGIGAGGV, encoded by the coding sequence GTGAGTCGTACCGGCGCGGGCGTGCTTCTCGTGTGCGCCGTGCTCGGCGTCGGCGCGGGGTTCCTCGTCGACCAGGTGCTGACCGCGTCGGGGCGGCCGACCTTCACCCCCGCGGTGATGCTGCCGATCCTCCTCGTGCTGCTGGGCGGCGCGGTCGTGGCCCTCGCCGTTCCGGTGCGCCGCGCCACACGCGGCACCGGGGCCTCGCCGAACCCGTTCCAGGCCCTGCGGATCGCGATGCTCGCCAAGGCCTCCTCGATCGTGGGTGCTCTCACCGCCGGATTCGCCGTCGGACTCGCACTGTTCCTCCTCACCCGGCCGGTCTTCCCCTCGGTAGGCTCGTTGGGGGTCGTGCTGGCGACCGTCGGCGGTGGGGCGGCACTCGTCGCCGCGGGCCTGGTCGCCGAGCACCTGTGCACGATCCGGAAGGACGACGATGACGAACACCCCGGAGGTCCCGACACCGGAATCGGAGCCGGCGGCGTCTGA
- a CDS encoding DUF2520 domain-containing protein — translation MTREGRLGVGIVGAGRVGPVIGAALAGVGHALIGITHGSDEERVEAVLPGVPFLDAPEVVRRSELVVLAVPHDELPGLVAGLAETGDWQAGQLAMHLDPAWGTDVLAPAVARGVIPLAIHPAMTFAGTSMDLRLLAQSYAAVTAPAAVLPIAQALAVELGCEPVVVSEAARPAYAEAIATATTFSRSIVAQAAALLAEAGVADPGRYLSGLVHTTVDQALVDHTAV, via the coding sequence ATGACGCGCGAAGGGCGCCTCGGCGTCGGGATCGTCGGCGCCGGACGCGTCGGACCGGTCATCGGCGCCGCGCTCGCCGGCGTCGGCCACGCGCTCATCGGGATCACGCACGGCTCCGACGAGGAGCGCGTCGAGGCGGTGCTTCCCGGTGTGCCGTTCCTCGACGCCCCCGAGGTCGTGCGCCGCAGCGAACTGGTGGTGCTCGCCGTGCCGCACGACGAGCTCCCCGGCCTCGTGGCGGGCCTGGCCGAGACCGGCGACTGGCAGGCGGGTCAGCTCGCGATGCATCTGGACCCGGCCTGGGGGACCGACGTGCTCGCTCCGGCGGTGGCCAGGGGCGTCATCCCGCTGGCGATCCACCCCGCGATGACCTTCGCGGGCACATCCATGGACCTGCGCCTGCTCGCCCAGTCCTATGCGGCCGTCACGGCCCCCGCCGCGGTGCTGCCGATCGCGCAGGCGCTCGCCGTGGAGCTCGGCTGCGAGCCGGTCGTGGTGTCCGAAGCGGCTCGCCCCGCCTATGCCGAGGCGATCGCGACGGCGACCACCTTCTCGCGATCGATCGTCGCGCAGGCGGCGGCCCTGCTGGCCGAGGCGGGGGTCGCCGATCCGGGGCGCTATCTGTCGGGTCTCGTGCACACGACGGTCGACCAGGCCCTCGTCGACCACACCGCGGTCTGA
- a CDS encoding PH domain-containing protein — translation MTNTPEVPTPESEPAASDPTLPTIGDHAAAASPYRDAALDDGTFEHIREPKGEARLPLGDGTWHQLARPYVWVQLISGGFFFALVLAVAVVMTVVLGQWWIWIPAGVVLVVTGIGLIITPRQARAVGYQLRRDDLVFRKGILWQRVVAVPYGRMQLVDITHGPLDRGFGIAQLKLVTAAASTGVVIPGLTQEAAEVLRDTLIDVAETRRTGL, via the coding sequence ATGACGAACACCCCGGAGGTCCCGACACCGGAATCGGAGCCGGCGGCGTCTGACCCGACGCTCCCGACGATCGGCGACCACGCGGCTGCCGCGAGCCCGTACCGCGACGCCGCGCTCGACGACGGCACGTTCGAGCACATCCGCGAGCCGAAGGGCGAGGCGCGTCTTCCTCTCGGCGACGGCACGTGGCACCAGCTCGCACGGCCGTACGTGTGGGTCCAGCTCATCTCCGGCGGCTTCTTCTTCGCCCTCGTGCTCGCGGTCGCCGTCGTGATGACCGTCGTGCTGGGACAGTGGTGGATCTGGATCCCGGCCGGGGTGGTCCTGGTGGTCACCGGGATCGGCCTGATCATCACGCCGCGTCAGGCGCGCGCCGTCGGGTACCAGCTGCGACGCGATGACCTCGTCTTCCGCAAGGGCATCCTGTGGCAGCGCGTGGTGGCCGTGCCCTACGGGCGCATGCAGCTCGTGGACATCACCCACGGTCCGCTCGACCGGGGCTTCGGCATCGCGCAGCTGAAGCTCGTCACCGCCGCGGCCTCGACGGGCGTCGTCATCCCCGGGCTCACGCAGGAGGCCGCCGAGGTGCTGCGCGACACCCTGATCGACGTCGCCGAGACCCGTCGGACGGGACTGTGA
- the ftsH gene encoding ATP-dependent zinc metalloprotease FtsH, with protein sequence MNIKKITRNPLFYIVLIGVMLIVGFSLISSLGGAKQVSTQEGLELLDGGTVTEVTNTDGDQRVDLTLSEAYEGATDVQFYYVDARAEEVVQAIDAANPADGFNDVVPQPSWFDGFLSLMIPLLLLGLLFWFLLSSAQGGGSKVMQFGKSRAKMVTKETPTVTFQDVAGSDEAIEELDEIKEFLKDAAKFQAVGARIPKGVLLYGPPGTGKTLLARAVAGEAGVPFYSISGSDFVEMFVGVGASRVRDLFNQAKESSPAIIFIDEIDAVGRHRGAGMGGGHDEREQTLNQMLVEMDGFDPKVNVIVIAATNRPDILDPALLRPGRFDRQIGVDAPDLQGRKRILEVHGRGKPLADGVDLEVVARKTPGFTGADLANVLNEAALLTARSNAQLIDNRALDEAIDRVLAGPQRRTRVMKDKEKLITAYHEGGHALAAAAMNHTDPVTKVTILPRGKALGYTMVLPLDDKYSVTRNELQDQLTYAMGGRVAEEIVFHDPTTGASNDIEKATDIARKMVTEYGMTTDVGPVKLGQSSGEVFMGRDMGHGRDFSERVAERVDQQVRGLIEQAHNEAYQVINDNRDVLDKLALALLEKETLDHLELAEIFTDVKKLPPRPQWLSSEERPVSQLPPVDVPVRQPAVGVAAATAADAETVTESAPERRPSGRARPATA encoded by the coding sequence GTCACCGAGGTGACGAACACCGACGGCGACCAGCGCGTCGACCTCACGCTGTCGGAGGCGTACGAGGGCGCGACCGACGTGCAGTTCTACTACGTCGACGCGCGCGCGGAAGAGGTCGTGCAGGCCATCGACGCGGCGAACCCCGCCGACGGGTTCAACGACGTGGTGCCGCAGCCGTCGTGGTTCGACGGGTTCCTCTCGCTGATGATCCCGCTGCTGCTGTTGGGCCTGCTGTTCTGGTTCCTGCTCTCCTCGGCGCAGGGCGGCGGCAGCAAGGTCATGCAGTTCGGCAAGTCGCGGGCGAAGATGGTCACCAAGGAGACCCCCACGGTCACCTTCCAAGACGTCGCCGGCTCCGATGAGGCCATCGAAGAGCTGGACGAGATCAAGGAATTCCTGAAAGACGCCGCCAAGTTCCAGGCGGTCGGCGCCCGCATCCCGAAGGGCGTGCTGCTGTACGGCCCTCCCGGCACGGGAAAGACGTTGCTCGCACGCGCGGTGGCCGGCGAAGCGGGCGTGCCGTTCTACTCGATCTCGGGATCCGACTTCGTCGAGATGTTCGTGGGCGTCGGCGCGAGCCGCGTGCGCGACCTGTTCAACCAGGCCAAGGAGAGCTCGCCCGCCATCATCTTCATCGACGAGATCGACGCGGTCGGCCGCCATCGCGGCGCCGGCATGGGCGGCGGGCACGACGAGCGGGAACAGACGCTGAACCAGATGCTCGTCGAGATGGACGGCTTCGACCCGAAGGTGAACGTCATCGTCATCGCGGCGACCAACCGACCCGACATCCTCGACCCTGCGCTGCTGCGCCCCGGCCGCTTCGACCGTCAGATCGGCGTGGACGCGCCCGACCTGCAGGGCCGCAAGCGCATCCTCGAGGTGCACGGCCGCGGCAAGCCCCTGGCCGACGGCGTCGACCTCGAGGTCGTCGCCCGCAAGACCCCGGGCTTCACCGGCGCAGACCTCGCCAACGTGCTGAACGAGGCGGCCCTGCTCACCGCTCGCTCGAACGCGCAGCTGATCGACAACCGCGCGCTCGACGAGGCCATCGACCGCGTGCTGGCCGGTCCCCAGCGTCGCACGCGCGTGATGAAGGACAAGGAGAAGCTCATCACGGCCTACCACGAGGGCGGTCACGCCCTCGCCGCGGCGGCGATGAACCACACCGACCCCGTCACGAAGGTCACGATCCTCCCGCGCGGCAAGGCCCTCGGCTACACGATGGTGCTGCCGCTCGACGACAAGTACTCCGTCACCCGCAACGAGCTGCAGGATCAGCTGACGTACGCGATGGGCGGCCGCGTCGCCGAGGAGATCGTCTTCCACGACCCCACCACCGGTGCCTCCAACGACATCGAGAAGGCCACCGACATCGCCCGCAAGATGGTCACCGAGTACGGCATGACCACCGATGTCGGCCCCGTCAAGCTCGGTCAGTCCTCCGGCGAGGTGTTCATGGGTCGCGACATGGGTCACGGCCGCGACTTCAGCGAACGGGTGGCGGAACGCGTCGACCAGCAGGTGCGCGGCCTCATCGAACAGGCGCACAACGAGGCGTACCAGGTCATCAACGACAACCGCGACGTGCTGGACAAGCTCGCCCTCGCCCTTCTCGAGAAGGAGACCCTCGACCACCTCGAGCTCGCCGAGATCTTCACCGACGTCAAGAAGCTCCCGCCGCGCCCGCAGTGGCTCTCCAGTGAAGAGCGCCCGGTCTCGCAGCTGCCTCCGGTCGACGTGCCGGTGCGTCAGCCCGCCGTCGGCGTGGCGGCGGCCACCGCCGCCGACGCGGAGACGGTGACCGAGTCGGCGCCCGAGCGGCGCCCCTCCGGGCGCGCGCGGCCCGCAACCGCGTAG